A genomic stretch from Marinilabiliales bacterium includes:
- a CDS encoding aspartate-semialdehyde dehydrogenase — MRVAVAGATGLVGGVMLKVLEERKFPLQMLIPVASERSAGKKIRYAGQDIVVITLEEALSLKPDIALFSAGGETSLQWARKFTEAGTVVIDNSSAWRMDPSVPLVVPEVNGEVIAGGDMLIANPNCSTIQMVMALAPLHREYGLQRIVVSTYQSVTGTGIKAVMQLENERKGIEGDMAYSHPIDRNCIPQCDVFLPNGYTKEEMKLVNETRKIFGDESIAVTATAVRVPVVGGHSESVTVQFKKDFDTDRVRALLDSEPGVVVIDDPSAGKYPMPLMSSDRDEVFVGRIRRDESAERSLNMWIVADNLRKGAATNTIQIAEYMLRKGLL; from the coding sequence ATGAGAGTTGCTGTTGCCGGCGCTACCGGACTGGTTGGCGGTGTTATGCTGAAAGTGCTTGAGGAGAGGAAATTCCCCCTCCAGATGCTGATCCCTGTTGCGTCTGAAAGATCCGCAGGAAAGAAGATCAGGTATGCAGGCCAGGATATAGTAGTGATAACTCTCGAAGAGGCCCTTTCACTTAAACCGGATATTGCGCTTTTTTCAGCGGGCGGGGAAACTTCCCTGCAGTGGGCCCGGAAGTTTACTGAAGCCGGAACGGTGGTGATTGACAACAGTTCGGCATGGAGGATGGACCCCTCGGTACCACTGGTAGTGCCCGAGGTTAACGGGGAGGTGATTGCCGGGGGCGACATGCTTATAGCAAACCCGAACTGTTCGACCATACAGATGGTTATGGCCCTGGCACCCCTTCACAGGGAATACGGCCTGCAGAGAATAGTCGTATCAACATACCAGAGTGTTACCGGTACAGGTATAAAGGCTGTCATGCAGCTTGAGAATGAAAGGAAAGGTATTGAAGGTGATATGGCCTACAGTCACCCGATCGACCGGAACTGCATACCACAATGCGATGTGTTCCTGCCTAACGGTTACACGAAAGAAGAGATGAAGCTGGTCAATGAAACCAGGAAAATATTCGGAGACGAAAGCATTGCCGTGACTGCAACAGCGGTAAGGGTTCCGGTTGTCGGCGGCCACTCCGAGTCGGTTACCGTTCAGTTCAAAAAGGATTTCGACACTGACCGGGTGAGGGCACTGCTTGACAGTGAGCCCGGTGTTGTGGTGATAGACGACCCGTCAGCAGGCAAATACCCGATGCCATTAATGAGCAGTGACAGGGATGAGGTCTTTGTTGGCAGGATCAGGAGGGACGAGTCGGCCGAGAGGTCCCTCAACATGTGGATAGTTGCCGATAACCTGAGAAAAGGTGCGGCCACTAATACTATCCAGATAGCTGAGTATATGCTGAGGAAGGGTCTTCTTTAA
- the hflX gene encoding GTPase HflX: MIENVTTEVKEQKAVLIGVINQHQTNAEVEEYLNELAFLAETAGAVPVERFFQRVETPNPGTYIGSGKLSEIQNFVKQHKVDMAIFDDELSASQFRNIEKILGCRVIDRTNLILDIFARRAKTAHARTQVELAQYQYLLPRLAGLWTHLERQRGGIGLRGPGETEIETDRRIVRDKIAKLQERLEKIDKQKATQRKNRGKLVRVSLVGYTNVGKSTIMNLLSKSDVFAEDKLFATLDTTVRKVVIGNLPFLLSDTVGFIRKLPHQLVESFKSTLDEVRESDILLHVVDISHPGFEEQINIVNQTLHEMNVNDKPVYLVFNKIDRYNHIARDEDDLTPPARENISLDELKLTWMARNNDPCIFISAKDKVNIDGFRELIYGKVRELHEKRYPYNDFLYPG, from the coding sequence ATGATAGAAAACGTTACAACCGAAGTTAAAGAACAAAAAGCTGTACTGATAGGTGTTATAAACCAGCACCAGACCAATGCAGAGGTTGAGGAATACCTCAACGAACTTGCATTCCTTGCAGAGACTGCGGGCGCTGTGCCTGTTGAAAGGTTTTTTCAGCGTGTTGAGACACCAAACCCGGGCACCTACATCGGATCGGGCAAGCTCTCCGAGATCCAGAATTTTGTAAAGCAGCACAAGGTCGATATGGCAATATTCGATGATGAGCTGTCAGCGTCCCAGTTCAGAAACATTGAAAAGATACTGGGATGCCGGGTAATTGACCGGACCAATCTCATACTGGATATTTTTGCCAGGCGCGCCAAAACAGCGCATGCACGAACCCAGGTGGAACTGGCACAATACCAGTATCTTTTGCCCAGACTAGCTGGGCTGTGGACGCACCTTGAGAGACAGAGAGGTGGTATCGGACTGCGCGGGCCTGGTGAAACAGAGATTGAGACTGACCGCAGGATAGTAAGGGATAAAATTGCAAAACTCCAGGAGAGGCTTGAGAAGATAGACAAACAGAAAGCAACACAAAGGAAGAACAGGGGAAAACTGGTGAGAGTTTCGCTCGTGGGCTATACCAACGTGGGAAAGTCAACCATCATGAACCTCCTGAGCAAATCTGACGTTTTTGCCGAGGACAAACTGTTTGCCACACTCGACACAACCGTAAGGAAAGTGGTGATCGGGAACCTCCCCTTCCTTCTTTCAGATACAGTTGGCTTTATCAGGAAACTGCCACACCAGCTCGTCGAGTCCTTCAAGTCGACGCTCGATGAGGTGAGGGAATCTGATATACTGCTGCATGTGGTTGACATATCACACCCCGGATTTGAGGAGCAGATCAATATCGTGAACCAGACCCTTCACGAGATGAACGTGAATGATAAACCGGTTTACCTTGTCTTTAATAAAATTGACCGCTACAACCACATCGCCAGGGATGAGGATGACCTGACGCCGCCAGCCAGGGAAAACATCAGCCTTGATGAGCTGAAGCTTACATGGATGGCCAGGAACAATGATCCCTGCATTTTTATCTCCGCAAAGGACAAGGTTAACATTGACGGCTTCAGGGAATTGATTTACGGTAAGGTTAGGGAGCTGCACGAGAAAAGGTACCCCTACAACGATTTTCTTTACCCCGGTTAA
- a CDS encoding energy transducer TonB, which yields MELKKSDKANLEKKKGLFLQIGLVTVLALLLIAFEWTTREVTTGSLGELSDVIMEEEIIPITRPEEIQPPPPPPPPQVTEVLNIVEDDVDIDDELFIDDVEARADTRIDFTGMVFDEEDEAEEQEIFFIVEDMPDFQGGGQDGFRKYIAENLRYPQIAAENGIQGRVFVQFVVNADGNVSDATVVRGVDPSLDREAVRVVMSSPRWTPGRQRGEPVRVAFTFPINFVLQ from the coding sequence AGATAGGACTGGTAACAGTTCTGGCTCTGCTGCTGATTGCATTTGAATGGACAACCCGGGAGGTAACCACAGGATCTCTTGGCGAACTTTCCGATGTCATCATGGAGGAGGAGATCATCCCCATAACACGACCCGAGGAGATACAGCCGCCACCGCCGCCACCGCCGCCACAGGTGACCGAGGTCCTAAATATTGTTGAGGATGATGTTGATATCGATGATGAATTGTTCATTGACGATGTTGAGGCCAGGGCCGATACCCGGATAGACTTCACCGGGATGGTGTTTGACGAAGAGGACGAAGCCGAAGAGCAGGAGATATTCTTCATAGTTGAAGATATGCCCGATTTCCAGGGTGGAGGCCAGGATGGATTCCGCAAATACATTGCCGAAAACCTCCGTTATCCACAGATCGCTGCGGAGAACGGTATTCAGGGAAGGGTGTTCGTGCAATTTGTGGTTAACGCCGACGGCAATGTATCGGATGCAACAGTCGTGAGGGGCGTGGACCCGTCGCTTGACAGGGAAGCAGTAAGGGTGGTAATGTCATCACCGCGCTGGACCCCTGGAAGGCAGCGAGGAGAACCCGTACGAGTAGCATTTACTTTCCCGATCAACTTTGTTCTGCAATAA